The following proteins come from a genomic window of Hydrogenispora ethanolica:
- a CDS encoding small, acid-soluble spore protein, H family: MNRQEAKRIIESYGVIEVRHAQAPVWIEQINDDETAEVRELNTDIRMEVPLAELERSSIPADHEW; this comes from the coding sequence TTGAATAGGCAGGAAGCAAAACGAATCATCGAATCGTATGGAGTAATCGAGGTCCGACATGCTCAAGCACCGGTTTGGATCGAACAAATCAACGATGACGAAACCGCCGAAGTGAGGGAGCTAAATACGGACATCCGAATGGAAGTCCCACTCGCTGAGTTAGAGAGAAGCTCTATCCCGGCCGACCATGAATGGTAA
- a CDS encoding HDIG domain-containing metalloprotein, producing MTVINPNRAEAFSLLTEFNRNESLIKHALTVEAVMRHFAQLYGEEPELWGLIGLMHDLDYEQYPEQHCIKVREILAERNWPEEYIRAIQSHGWKLCCDIEPLSNLEKVLYTIDELTGLIAAAAMVRPSKSVLDLEVKSVKKKWKEKSFAAGVNREVIMEGVSLLGMDLDRVIDETIQGMQKVAEEIGLKGYVA from the coding sequence ATGACGGTAATAAATCCCAATCGAGCTGAAGCGTTTTCCCTGCTTACTGAGTTTAACCGAAATGAGAGTTTGATTAAACATGCGTTGACCGTGGAGGCTGTGATGCGCCATTTCGCACAGCTGTACGGGGAAGAACCGGAATTGTGGGGATTAATCGGTCTGATGCATGACCTTGATTATGAACAATACCCGGAACAACATTGCATTAAGGTCCGGGAGATCCTTGCCGAACGCAATTGGCCGGAGGAATATATTCGCGCGATTCAAAGCCATGGCTGGAAACTGTGTTGTGACATAGAGCCCCTGAGCAATCTTGAGAAAGTTCTTTATACCATCGATGAGCTTACCGGGCTTATTGCTGCCGCTGCCATGGTCCGACCCAGCAAGAGTGTGCTCGACTTGGAAGTGAAATCAGTGAAGAAAAAATGGAAAGAGAAGAGTTTCGCGGCTGGAGTCAACCGGGAAGTGATTATGGAAGGCGTTTCGTTGCTGGGCATGGATCTCGATCGGGTGATTGATGAAACAATCCAGGGAATGCAAAAAGTGGCTGAGGAGATAGGGTTGAAGGGTTATGTTGCTTAG
- a CDS encoding DUF523 domain-containing protein, with protein MSNRKILLEQLLDRVHQNAQSSRRLQGWERTIRWDVDGESFYWRSEAARLCFVSPVEDPDLQLACSITVLSKILEGELPFFIGLWATGEISFYGNFADAFRLGYLFLNDRRGRRVLFLAHCFLNTNPRFPGGSAYRGSTEPLIRFLVDNGVGIVQMPCPEFRCLGLEKEFYGLLPEDELRVGFRKLAEQVAEEIEAYSNHDYEVVGILGMNPSPSCGVEVTKGKGTMLGHDRDVSEKEGSGVFIEELRQCLKERNLTQIPLFGFRRLLPGESGVDKRLAGLKKQFGL; from the coding sequence TTGAGTAATCGTAAGATCCTTTTAGAGCAATTATTGGACCGGGTTCATCAAAATGCCCAATCGTCCCGGCGTTTGCAAGGATGGGAGCGAACGATTCGTTGGGATGTTGATGGCGAATCGTTCTACTGGCGTTCTGAAGCGGCCCGGCTCTGCTTTGTTTCCCCAGTCGAGGATCCGGATCTTCAGCTAGCTTGTTCCATAACGGTATTATCAAAGATCCTGGAGGGGGAGCTGCCGTTCTTCATCGGACTATGGGCTACCGGGGAGATTTCATTCTACGGAAATTTTGCCGATGCTTTTCGTTTGGGCTATTTGTTCTTGAATGACCGGCGTGGCCGACGGGTATTGTTTTTAGCGCACTGTTTTTTGAATACCAATCCCCGTTTCCCGGGCGGGAGCGCTTATCGCGGCTCCACAGAGCCTTTGATCCGCTTTTTGGTCGATAACGGAGTCGGAATTGTGCAGATGCCTTGTCCGGAATTCCGCTGTCTCGGCCTGGAAAAGGAGTTTTACGGATTACTCCCGGAGGACGAATTGCGCGTCGGCTTTCGAAAATTAGCGGAGCAAGTAGCGGAAGAGATAGAGGCCTATAGCAACCATGATTATGAGGTAGTTGGAATTCTTGGGATGAATCCCAGTCCTTCCTGTGGTGTGGAGGTTACCAAGGGCAAGGGGACGATGCTCGGCCACGATCGTGATGTTTCTGAAAAAGAAGGCTCCGGAGTTTTCATTGAAGAGCTCAGGCAATGTTTGAAGGAGCGAAACCTGACTCAAATACCGCTTTTCGGCTTTCGAAGGTTGTTGCCGGGTGAAAGCGGAGTGGATAAACGGCTTGCGGGGCTCAAAAAACAGTTTGGTTTATAG
- a CDS encoding S8 family serine peptidase, whose product MRFTLKKTSLKYLVTLSATMVLVFSSIAMANSKATTAVSNEGTIIVQDGQSGAVIFERNGTYYFGYTNSQQLVNHGEIRPKEILVKYKKPDPGKNRLTVQGMESVQETVKKYSGSTRQINDQLRLALVKVPQDKDYFQTMQELKKNSVVEYAEPNYVLRAQAAPNDPYYARQWGPQTIHAEAAWSKIDATKRAGVTIAILDTGINAMHEDLQSSIVSGFNVVNNNNNTNDGMGHGSHVAGIAAAAVNNGKGIAGIAGGSKIMPVKVLGENGSGDLSTIINGIKYATDHGAQVISMSLGGAGSSQALQDAVNYAINRGVSVVAASGNENGPVDLPGNCKGVITVGAIDRTGMRASYSNYGPEMDVIAPGSDIMSSYIGGASSYTTMSGTSMATPFVAGVVALVRAANPNLTPDEVTAIIQQSATDKGRAGFDNEYGYGVVDAEQAVNLALKGNGNSSPAPVPTPNPTPAPSPAPQPSINLALNKTAIASSVESQTRNAAKAFDGTTATRWASREGIDPQWIRVDLGKTSTIGKVVLKWETAYAKSYKIQVSNDAIHWATVYSTTSGTGGTTTLTGSAIGRYVRMYGIQRGTPYGYSLREFEIYGK is encoded by the coding sequence ATGCGATTCACTCTCAAAAAAACTTCACTAAAGTATCTAGTAACTCTCTCTGCAACAATGGTACTCGTATTCTCCAGTATCGCGATGGCTAACTCCAAGGCAACGACCGCCGTCTCCAATGAGGGGACAATCATTGTTCAAGATGGGCAATCCGGAGCGGTCATCTTCGAAAGGAACGGCACGTACTACTTTGGGTATACCAACTCCCAACAACTCGTCAACCACGGCGAGATCCGGCCAAAAGAGATTTTGGTGAAATACAAAAAACCAGATCCCGGCAAAAATCGCTTGACGGTTCAAGGTATGGAGTCAGTCCAAGAAACCGTCAAAAAATATTCCGGATCAACCCGACAGATCAATGACCAGCTTCGCCTGGCATTGGTCAAAGTTCCCCAGGACAAAGATTACTTCCAAACCATGCAGGAACTGAAGAAAAACTCAGTGGTTGAATACGCGGAACCCAACTATGTTCTGCGCGCCCAAGCCGCGCCCAACGATCCTTACTACGCCCGACAGTGGGGACCCCAGACAATCCATGCCGAAGCGGCCTGGAGTAAGATTGACGCCACCAAACGGGCCGGGGTCACGATCGCCATTTTAGACACGGGAATCAACGCGATGCACGAAGATTTGCAGAGCAGCATCGTTTCCGGGTTCAATGTGGTGAATAATAACAATAATACCAACGATGGAATGGGTCACGGCAGCCATGTGGCCGGGATCGCCGCTGCGGCGGTTAACAATGGCAAAGGAATAGCCGGGATTGCAGGCGGCAGTAAAATCATGCCTGTCAAGGTTCTCGGGGAGAACGGTTCCGGAGATTTATCGACGATCATCAATGGGATTAAATACGCTACGGACCATGGCGCTCAAGTAATTAGCATGAGTCTGGGCGGTGCCGGATCCAGCCAGGCCTTGCAAGATGCGGTAAACTACGCCATAAACCGTGGAGTCAGCGTGGTAGCCGCCTCCGGCAATGAAAACGGACCGGTGGATCTCCCGGGTAATTGCAAAGGCGTTATCACCGTTGGCGCCATCGACCGGACAGGAATGCGTGCTTCCTACTCCAATTATGGCCCGGAAATGGATGTCATCGCACCCGGCTCTGACATCATGAGCAGCTATATCGGGGGTGCTTCAAGCTATACGACAATGAGTGGAACTTCCATGGCGACACCGTTTGTCGCCGGAGTGGTGGCATTGGTTCGCGCTGCCAACCCCAACCTGACCCCGGACGAAGTTACCGCAATCATTCAGCAGTCCGCCACCGACAAAGGCCGGGCCGGTTTCGATAATGAGTACGGCTATGGCGTGGTTGACGCGGAGCAAGCGGTGAATCTGGCTTTGAAGGGAAACGGCAATTCCAGTCCTGCGCCGGTGCCAACTCCGAATCCGACGCCGGCGCCTTCACCCGCGCCGCAACCCAGTATCAATCTGGCGCTCAACAAGACAGCAATCGCTTCTTCGGTCGAGTCTCAGACCCGGAACGCAGCGAAGGCGTTTGATGGCACCACCGCGACCCGTTGGGCCAGCCGGGAAGGGATCGATCCTCAGTGGATCCGGGTCGATCTGGGTAAAACCAGTACCATTGGCAAAGTAGTCCTCAAATGGGAGACTGCTTACGCCAAAAGCTATAAGATTCAAGTATCGAATGACGCCATCCATTGGGCAACTGTCTACTCTACTACTTCCGGAACAGGCGGAACCACAACCCTGACCGGTTCGGCGATCGGACGCTATGTCCGGATGTACGGAATCCAACGAGGTACTCCCTATGGCTACTCTCTGCGGGAGTTCGAAATTTACGGAAAATAA
- a CDS encoding VanW family protein: MKRSQVQLLLLILFALGFCGEKLVSMALAGLTIQTLNQAAEIQDPHPFGRPVEGPLQWENDPQFQAICQKYGATLRMAAFQTTLPDPLPGEEYNVALGARILSGAIAEPGKTFSLNKRIGPYSAKRGYQDGPTYVGTQVFLSIGGGVCKIASTLYNVTMLANLPIVERHPHSMLVPYVPAGQDATVADGGKDFKFKNDRDYPLLIWSGTKDNTLSIAFYGRSVPPKVTWRHQIMNRQKTYTVYRYNKNLAPGIEKTVIPGADGLTVKTWVIIAAPPTQPCEKYLGMDYYRPLPNVVERGPMKQRGNGT, translated from the coding sequence TTGAAAAGAAGTCAAGTTCAGCTTCTGCTATTGATCCTTTTTGCTTTGGGATTCTGCGGCGAAAAGCTTGTTTCCATGGCGCTTGCCGGGCTGACGATTCAAACGCTGAATCAAGCGGCGGAGATCCAAGACCCTCACCCCTTTGGCCGCCCGGTTGAGGGTCCGTTGCAATGGGAAAATGACCCGCAATTTCAAGCCATTTGTCAAAAATACGGCGCCACCTTGCGAATGGCGGCTTTTCAAACCACTCTGCCCGATCCCTTACCCGGAGAAGAATACAATGTCGCTTTAGGCGCCCGGATCTTATCCGGGGCCATCGCCGAGCCGGGCAAAACCTTCTCCCTGAATAAGCGGATCGGACCTTACTCCGCCAAGCGAGGTTATCAAGACGGTCCAACCTATGTCGGGACTCAGGTTTTTCTATCGATTGGCGGGGGTGTTTGTAAAATTGCCTCCACCTTATACAATGTCACGATGCTCGCCAACTTGCCCATTGTGGAACGTCATCCCCACAGCATGCTCGTTCCTTATGTTCCAGCCGGGCAGGATGCCACCGTGGCCGACGGCGGCAAGGACTTCAAGTTCAAAAACGACCGGGACTATCCGCTCCTGATCTGGTCGGGCACAAAAGATAATACTTTATCCATTGCATTTTACGGCCGTTCTGTTCCGCCCAAGGTTACTTGGAGGCATCAAATTATGAACCGTCAAAAGACTTACACGGTATATCGGTATAATAAAAATTTGGCGCCGGGCATTGAAAAAACCGTCATCCCCGGAGCGGATGGACTCACCGTGAAGACTTGGGTGATCATTGCCGCTCCCCCGACGCAGCCTTGTGAGAAATATCTTGGAATGGATTATTACCGACCGTTACCCAACGTCGTGGAACGCGGCCCCATGAAACAACGGGGGAATGGCACATGA
- a CDS encoding EamA family transporter, with the protein MNAVFLALFGALCWGIAPLFGKVGLRGINPYVGLSARTIITVCLVTGFILGQGGLEKIASIPARRWLYLAAEAFFATFIGDLAYYAAIKKGAIGQTSLILSTSPLITLWAGWFFLGEALSPAKICGAVLIIIGLVLIGFKS; encoded by the coding sequence ATGAATGCCGTCTTTTTGGCCCTTTTTGGCGCCCTATGTTGGGGAATCGCTCCCCTGTTCGGCAAGGTCGGGCTGCGCGGCATCAACCCTTATGTCGGCCTCTCCGCCCGGACCATCATTACTGTCTGTTTAGTGACGGGATTTATTCTCGGCCAGGGTGGGCTGGAAAAGATCGCATCCATTCCGGCCCGCCGCTGGCTGTATTTAGCAGCCGAAGCCTTCTTCGCCACTTTTATCGGCGATCTTGCCTATTATGCGGCGATCAAGAAAGGGGCCATCGGGCAGACTTCCCTCATCTTATCCACCTCTCCGCTCATCACTTTATGGGCCGGCTGGTTCTTCCTGGGCGAAGCGCTCTCTCCCGCCAAGATCTGTGGCGCAGTCCTCATCATCATCGGTTTGGTGTTAATCGGATTCAAAAGCTGA
- a CDS encoding L,D-transpeptidase family protein, with protein sequence MKKNKVPSLIVFIAISLALVSLSGLVLAYRTTSKDEMQGEKTSEVATPEDAPAPPAAPPAPQPDQEQPEVAVVKPTAAIPDNCLPLQTILNQRGLTVSGHKLVIYVKKSAKVLSLYLDGELLKSYHVELGDSGLADKQVSGDHRTPEGTFYITEKSKLIPSDEFLGSRWFRLSYPNVEDAERGLRQGLIDQATRDAIVEANANYTTPPQRTALGGGVGIHGGSRSSLGPNWTWGCVGLSDRDVEEFFDYIAVGTTVVIEP encoded by the coding sequence ATGAAAAAGAATAAAGTGCCGTCGCTTATCGTCTTTATTGCCATTAGCCTGGCCCTGGTTTCGCTCAGTGGTTTGGTTCTGGCATACCGGACAACTTCAAAAGACGAGATGCAAGGAGAAAAAACGTCCGAGGTTGCGACTCCTGAGGACGCACCGGCGCCACCGGCCGCGCCGCCAGCACCGCAGCCGGATCAAGAACAGCCGGAAGTAGCGGTCGTGAAGCCGACAGCCGCCATCCCGGATAATTGTCTGCCGCTTCAAACCATCCTGAATCAGCGGGGATTGACAGTTTCAGGGCATAAGCTCGTAATTTATGTGAAAAAATCGGCCAAAGTTCTATCGTTGTATTTAGATGGTGAACTGTTAAAAAGCTACCATGTGGAACTTGGCGATTCCGGTTTGGCTGACAAGCAGGTCTCCGGCGACCACCGGACTCCGGAAGGGACCTTCTACATCACGGAGAAGTCGAAGCTCATCCCTTCTGATGAATTTCTGGGCTCCCGTTGGTTCCGATTGAGCTATCCCAATGTCGAAGATGCCGAGCGGGGCCTCAGACAGGGATTGATCGACCAGGCGACCCGGGATGCAATCGTGGAAGCCAATGCGAATTACACCACCCCGCCGCAACGAACGGCCTTAGGCGGCGGCGTCGGAATCCACGGCGGCAGTCGTTCCAGCTTGGGTCCGAACTGGACCTGGGGTTGCGTCGGCCTGTCCGATCGGGATGTTGAGGAATTCTTTGACTATATTGCCGTGGGCACAACGGTTGTAATCGAACCTTGA
- a CDS encoding Tex family protein — protein MDLVKTIAAELKIAPRQVANTVQLLDDGNTIPFIARYRKEMTGELDEEQIRSVEERLNYLRNLEARKSEISHSIDEQGKMTPELAAAIGAATKLQELEDLYRPYKPKKRTRAMIAKERGLEPLADQIWSQTIAEGTLAEWVGPFVDAELGVADMEAALAGAKDIIAERIADDPAYRKILRELLWDQALIASEAKAGPENDPDGLDEFKMYASYREPLKRIPPHRVLALNRGEDKDALKVGLELDHEIAVAKLRQLVVINPKSLFTTELTEAVSDSYKRLLFPSLERELRAHLTTVAEEHAIRVFGLNLRNLILQAPVPNIRVMGIDPGFRTGCKAAVVDETGKLLDTDTIYPHPPQQKREEALSKLQELIETHGVNLISVGNGTASRETETLVAELLHRLETRQIAYCIVSEAGASVYSASKLAREEFPELDVSMRGAVSIARRIQDPLAELVKIDPKSIGVGLYQHDVDQKKLTETLGGVVESCVNFVGVDLNTASPSLLQYVAGVQPAVAKNIVVFRETNGKFSNRTQLLQVKRLGEQAFIQAAGFLKIADGDQPLDATWVHPESYPVACRLLEKLGFTVADIRDKERLGLLRMKLQLLDVDKMARELEVGRPTLKDIIDSLSRPGRDPREDLPKPVFRTDVLSMEDLRPGMVLTGTVRNVVDFGAFVDIGVKQDGLVHISQLSDKYVKNPTDVVAVGDIVEVRVLEVDQTRKRIALTMKKPPVQ, from the coding sequence ATGGACCTGGTAAAAACAATCGCCGCCGAACTCAAAATTGCCCCCCGCCAAGTGGCCAATACCGTGCAATTGCTGGATGACGGAAATACGATTCCGTTTATTGCCCGCTACCGGAAAGAGATGACCGGCGAACTGGACGAGGAACAGATCCGCAGCGTCGAGGAGCGGCTGAATTACCTGCGCAATCTCGAGGCTCGCAAGAGTGAAATCAGTCATTCCATTGATGAGCAGGGGAAAATGACCCCCGAATTGGCGGCGGCCATCGGGGCTGCGACCAAGCTTCAGGAGTTGGAAGATCTCTACCGGCCCTATAAGCCGAAAAAACGCACCCGGGCGATGATTGCCAAGGAACGGGGGCTGGAGCCGTTGGCCGACCAGATCTGGAGCCAAACCATCGCGGAAGGAACTTTGGCGGAATGGGTCGGGCCATTCGTCGACGCCGAACTGGGCGTGGCCGATATGGAGGCGGCATTGGCGGGGGCGAAGGACATAATTGCCGAGAGAATCGCCGACGACCCCGCGTATCGGAAGATCTTGCGGGAATTGTTATGGGACCAGGCGCTCATCGCTTCCGAAGCGAAGGCCGGGCCGGAGAACGATCCGGACGGATTGGACGAATTCAAAATGTACGCCAGTTACCGGGAGCCTTTGAAGAGAATACCGCCGCACCGGGTTTTGGCGTTGAATCGCGGCGAGGATAAGGACGCTCTCAAGGTGGGCCTGGAATTGGACCACGAAATTGCCGTCGCCAAACTGCGGCAGCTGGTGGTGATCAATCCTAAATCCCTTTTTACCACCGAACTGACGGAGGCGGTCAGCGACAGCTATAAACGGCTGCTCTTTCCTTCGCTGGAACGGGAGTTGCGCGCGCATCTCACAACCGTCGCCGAAGAGCATGCCATTCGGGTTTTCGGCCTTAATCTCAGGAATCTGATCCTGCAAGCGCCGGTTCCAAATATCCGGGTGATGGGGATCGATCCCGGCTTCCGGACCGGCTGCAAGGCGGCGGTGGTCGATGAGACCGGCAAACTATTGGATACGGACACGATCTACCCGCATCCGCCTCAGCAGAAACGGGAAGAAGCATTGTCAAAGCTGCAGGAGCTCATCGAAACGCACGGGGTCAACCTGATTTCGGTCGGGAATGGGACTGCCTCCCGCGAGACGGAGACACTGGTCGCCGAGTTATTGCACCGGCTGGAAACCCGGCAAATTGCTTATTGTATCGTCAGCGAAGCCGGGGCTTCGGTCTACTCTGCCTCGAAGCTCGCCAGAGAGGAATTTCCCGAACTGGATGTTTCGATGCGCGGCGCCGTCTCCATTGCCCGTCGGATTCAGGACCCGCTGGCCGAGCTGGTGAAGATTGACCCCAAATCGATCGGAGTAGGCCTTTACCAGCATGACGTTGACCAGAAAAAACTGACGGAGACGCTGGGAGGAGTGGTCGAGTCCTGCGTCAACTTTGTAGGCGTCGATCTCAACACGGCCTCGCCTTCCCTGCTGCAATATGTGGCCGGAGTCCAACCGGCAGTGGCCAAGAATATCGTGGTCTTCCGGGAAACGAACGGCAAATTTTCTAACCGGACTCAACTGCTCCAGGTCAAACGCCTTGGCGAACAAGCTTTTATTCAGGCGGCGGGCTTTTTAAAGATCGCCGACGGCGACCAGCCGCTCGATGCTACCTGGGTTCATCCGGAATCCTATCCCGTGGCGTGCCGGCTGTTGGAAAAACTGGGATTTACAGTGGCCGACATCCGGGACAAGGAGCGCTTGGGGCTTTTGCGGATGAAACTGCAACTGCTGGATGTCGACAAGATGGCCCGGGAGTTGGAAGTGGGCCGACCGACTCTCAAGGACATTATTGATTCGTTGAGCAGACCGGGCCGCGATCCGCGCGAGGACCTCCCAAAGCCAGTCTTCCGCACCGATGTGCTGTCCATGGAGGATCTCCGGCCGGGAATGGTTCTCACCGGAACCGTCCGGAATGTGGTCGATTTCGGCGCTTTTGTGGACATTGGCGTCAAGCAGGATGGCTTGGTGCATATTTCGCAGTTGAGCGACAAGTATGTCAAAAATCCCACGGACGTGGTGGCGGTGGGAGATATTGTCGAAGTGCGGGTGCTTGAAGTCGATCAGACTCGCAAACGGATCGCTTTGACCATGAAAAAGCCCCCGGTCCAATAA
- a CDS encoding sigma factor-like helix-turn-helix DNA-binding protein, translated as MKIEIRGVENLSFRERQVVVLKETGESTEAIAKRLQLTPSTVGTLYNRAKSKGYEVVIILPGAALGIAEADESEAEPG; from the coding sequence ATGAAAATAGAAATTCGAGGCGTAGAAAACCTGAGTTTTCGGGAACGGCAGGTCGTCGTGCTTAAAGAGACAGGAGAGAGCACCGAAGCCATTGCCAAGCGTCTCCAATTGACCCCGAGTACGGTCGGGACGCTTTATAACCGGGCCAAGAGCAAAGGCTACGAGGTGGTAATCATCCTACCCGGGGCCGCGCTTGGAATTGCGGAAGCCGATGAAAGCGAGGCGGAGCCGGGTTGA
- the spoVAE gene encoding stage V sporulation protein AE, giving the protein MMYVKAFLVGGLICLIGQLIYDKTKFTMGHILVGMVVCGGILGGLGLYEKLIRFAGAGASMPILSFGNSLVKGAIAEAKLNGPLGVLTGMFELTSTGITAAIVFGFLVAVIFKPKG; this is encoded by the coding sequence ATGATGTATGTAAAAGCTTTTTTGGTCGGCGGGTTGATCTGCCTGATTGGCCAGCTGATCTACGACAAGACCAAGTTTACCATGGGTCATATTTTAGTCGGAATGGTAGTCTGCGGAGGCATCCTGGGAGGACTGGGACTTTATGAAAAACTGATTCGTTTTGCCGGAGCCGGGGCCAGCATGCCCATTTTAAGCTTTGGGAACTCCTTGGTCAAAGGGGCCATCGCCGAAGCAAAACTCAATGGCCCTTTGGGTGTCTTGACCGGAATGTTCGAATTAACGAGTACCGGGATTACAGCCGCCATTGTTTTTGGCTTTTTAGTCGCCGTCATTTTTAAACCAAAGGGTTAA
- the spoVAD gene encoding stage V sporulation protein AD: MTKHIGKQTVQFAVPPVILSTGTAVGPYEAAGPLGDYFDTKHVDPLAGAASFEKAERQMLLDACLTALHKINATPAQMQFLLAGDLLNQIITSGFAALELTIPFFGIYGACSTAVEGLTLGSMILDGGFGERVLAATSSHNSTAERQFRYPTEYGTQRKPSSQWTVTGAGAALLGSSGLGPRITYATVGKVVDMACNDPLNLGAAMAPAAVDTLSAHFNDTGLQPLDYDLILTGDLGKVGHELAIQWMKDTQGLDLSKNYQDCGMLIYDLDDPRVGSGGSGCGCFASVVYGYVYQQLLRGNLKKVLLVATGAMHSPLSCQQGENIPCVAQAISLEM; encoded by the coding sequence GTGACCAAACATATCGGCAAACAAACCGTCCAATTCGCGGTTCCCCCGGTTATCCTCAGCACGGGAACGGCCGTGGGCCCTTATGAAGCCGCCGGTCCACTGGGGGACTATTTCGATACGAAACATGTCGATCCATTAGCGGGCGCTGCCAGCTTTGAAAAAGCCGAACGCCAGATGCTTTTGGATGCTTGTTTGACGGCGCTTCATAAGATTAACGCAACCCCGGCTCAGATGCAATTCTTGTTGGCCGGAGATCTGCTGAATCAGATCATCACCTCGGGCTTTGCCGCGCTGGAGCTGACCATCCCTTTTTTCGGGATTTACGGAGCCTGTTCGACTGCGGTGGAAGGATTGACTCTCGGCTCGATGATTCTCGACGGCGGTTTTGGGGAACGGGTTTTGGCCGCGACTTCCAGCCATAACAGCACGGCGGAACGGCAATTCCGCTATCCCACCGAATACGGAACGCAGCGCAAACCGAGTTCCCAATGGACGGTAACCGGGGCTGGAGCCGCGCTCTTGGGCAGCTCGGGACTAGGACCCCGGATCACGTATGCGACGGTCGGCAAAGTCGTCGATATGGCGTGCAACGATCCGTTGAACCTGGGCGCGGCGATGGCCCCGGCAGCAGTCGATACCCTAAGCGCCCATTTTAATGATACCGGGCTCCAACCGCTTGATTACGACCTGATCCTGACCGGGGATCTCGGCAAGGTAGGCCATGAATTGGCGATCCAATGGATGAAAGATACTCAGGGCCTGGATCTGAGCAAAAATTACCAGGATTGCGGCATGCTGATCTATGATCTCGATGATCCGCGGGTCGGTTCGGGCGGAAGCGGCTGCGGCTGTTTTGCGAGTGTCGTTTACGGCTATGTTTACCAACAATTGCTCCGGGGCAACTTGAAAAAGGTTTTATTGGTGGCCACCGGGGCCATGCACAGCCCGCTCTCATGTCAGCAAGGCGAAAACATTCCTTGCGTCGCCCAAGCGATTAGCTTGGAAATGTAG
- the spoVAC gene encoding stage V sporulation protein AC, which yields MPPKKQLSVDQQKYQNLSQKIIPQPNILRNAAWAFIFGGIVCIIGQFILECYARLMKIPVEKAGDPAVATMIFLGALLTGLGWFDKLARYAGAGLAVPVTGFANSIVSAALEFKKEGFIQGIGSKMFILAGSVITYGVVTAFFVGLIYSLFLTWK from the coding sequence TTGCCCCCAAAAAAACAACTCAGCGTGGACCAGCAAAAATATCAAAACCTTTCTCAAAAGATTATTCCCCAACCGAATATTCTGAGGAATGCTGCTTGGGCCTTTATTTTCGGCGGGATCGTCTGCATCATCGGACAGTTTATTCTGGAGTGCTATGCACGTTTGATGAAAATACCAGTCGAAAAAGCGGGTGATCCGGCTGTAGCGACCATGATCTTTCTGGGCGCCTTGTTAACCGGGTTAGGCTGGTTCGATAAATTGGCGCGGTATGCGGGAGCCGGTCTGGCCGTGCCGGTGACCGGATTTGCGAATTCCATCGTCTCGGCTGCCTTGGAATTTAAAAAAGAAGGTTTTATCCAAGGCATTGGCAGTAAGATGTTCATTTTGGCAGGTTCGGTCATTACGTACGGAGTCGTGACCGCTTTTTTCGTGGGGTTGATCTATTCGTTGTTCCTGACTTGGAAGTAA